A part of Rattus rattus isolate New Zealand chromosome 4, Rrattus_CSIRO_v1, whole genome shotgun sequence genomic DNA contains:
- the Enpp4 gene encoding bis(5'-adenosyl)-triphosphatase ENPP4 translates to MKLLVILSFWGLVAGYRGNSSYSSAPQLLLVSFDGFRADYLKNYDLPHLQNFIKEGVLVEHVKNVFITKTFPNHYSIVTGLYEESHGIVANSMYDDVTKKHFSESNDKDPFWWNGAVPIWVTNQLQENRSSAAAMWPGTDVSIHNVTPSYFMNYSSSVPFEERLNNVATWLSSSNPPVTFATLYWEEPDVSGHKYGPEDKFNMRRVLKEVDGLIGDLVQKLKALGLWESLNVIITSDHGMAQCSENRRIYLDTCINHSDYSVIDLTPVAAILPKINITEAYNKLKHCNPHMTVYLKEAIPNRFYYQHSDRIQPILLVADEGWTIALNTSSSKLGDHGYDNSLPSMHPFLAAHGPAFRKGYRQSTINTVDIYPMMCYILGLKPHPNNGTFSHSKCLLVDQWCINLPEAIGIVVSALLALTVLTGLIIFMQNRSSASRPFSRLQLQEDDDDDPLIE, encoded by the exons ATGAAGTTACTAGTAATTCTTTCGTTTTGGGGACTTGTTGCTGGCTACAGAGGTAACTCTTCCTATAGCTCGGCACCTCAGTTACTTCTGGTATCCTTTGATGGCTTTAGAGCTGACTACCTGAAGAACTATGACCTTCCTCACCTCCAGAACTTTATCAAAGAAGGTGTCTTGGTGGAACAcgttaaaaatgtttttatcacaAAAACATTTCCAAACCACTACAGCATTGTGACAGGCTTATATGAGGAAAGCCATGGCATTGTGGCCAACTCCATGTATGATGACGTcacaaagaaacatttttctgaaTCCAATGATAAGGATCCGTTTTGGTGGAATGGGGCAGTGCCTATTTGGGTGACCAATCAGCTTCAGGAAAACAGATCAAGTGCTGCTGCTATGTGGCCTGGTACTGATGTGTCCATTCATAATGTCACACCTTCCTATTTTATGAATTACAGCAGCTCAGTGCCCTTTGAGGAGAGACTAAATAACGTTGccacatggctcagcagttccaACCCACCAGTCACCTTTGCAACGCTCTATTGGGAAGAACCGGATGTAAGCGGCCACAAATACGGGCCCGAAGATAAATTCAACATGCGTCGGGTATTGAAAGAAGTAGATGGCCTTATTGGTGATCTTGTCCAAAAGCTCAAGGCGTTAGGACTGTGGGAAAGTCTTAATGTGATCATTACAAGCGATcatgggatggctcagtgttcTGAGAACAGGCGGATATATTTGGATACCTGCATCAACCATTCAGACTATAGTGTCATAGACTTAACCCCCGTGGCTGCGATTCTTCCCAAAATAA ATATAACAGAGGCTTATAACAAACTGAAACACTGTAACCCTCACATGACTGTTTATCTCAAAGAAGCTATCCCTAACAGATTTTACTACCAACACAGCGATCGGATTCAGCCCATTCTTTTGGTTGCTGATGAAGGCTGGACAATCGCACTAAACACGTCATCGTCAAAAT TAGGTGACCATGGCTATGACAATTCACTGCCCAGCATGCATCCGTTTCTCGCTGCCCATGGGCCTGCGTTCAGGAAAGGCTACAGGCAGAGCACCATCAACACTGTGGATATTTACCCAATGATGTGCTACATCCTGGGACTGAAACCACATCCCAACAATGGAACCTTCAGCCATTCCAAGTGCCTGTTAGTGGACCAGTGGTGCATCAACCTCCCAGAAGCCATTGGGATTGTCGTTAGTGCACTATTGGCATTAACCGTGCTAACAGGCCTCATAATCTTCATGCAGAACAGATCGTCTGCATCCCGTCCATTCTCCCGCCTACAGCTgcaggaagatgatgatgatgatcctTTAATTGAGTGA
- the Enpp5 gene encoding ectonucleotide pyrophosphatase/phosphodiesterase family member 5: MIPEFLLVSCTLAALCHSVPLSLQTEQQKVLVVSFDGFRWDYLYKVPTPHFHYVMKNGVHVKQVTNVFITKTYPNHYTLVTGLFAENHGIVANDMFDPVLNKSFSLEHMNIYDSKFWEEATPLWITNQRAGHASGAAMWPGTDVKIHETFPTHYLPYNESVSFEDRVAKIIEWFTAKDPINLGFLYWEEPDDTGHDVGPDSPLMGPVISDIDHKLGYLIKMLKKAKLWNNINLIVTSDHGMTQCSKERVIELDQYLDKEHYTLIDHSPVAAILPKEGKFNEVYDALANAHPNLTVYKKEEIPERWHYKHSDRVQPIVAVADEGWYILQNKSDEFLLGNHGYDNALAEMHPIFLAHGPAFRKNFTKEAMNSTDLYSLVCHLLNVTALPHNGSFRNVQDLLSSAAPKAIPYTQSTTLPPGSAKPGEYEQEESYPYYIGISLGSLIAIVFFVVLIKHLIRSQMHTLQYMQVEVAQPLLQA, translated from the exons ATGATTCCAGAGTTTCTCCTGGTGTCTTGCACATTGGCTGCTCTGTGCCATTCAGTTCCCCTCTCTCTGCAGACAGAACAGCAGAAGGTTCTGGTAGTTTCCTTTGATGGATTCCGCTGGGATTACTTATATAAAGTTCCAACCCCTCATTTCCATTATGTCATGAAAAACGGTGTCCATGTGAAGCAAGTCACTAATGTTTTTATCACGAAGACCTACCCTAACCATTACACTTTGGTCACTGGTCTCTTTGCAGAGAATCATGGGATTGTTGCAAATGACATGTTCGATCCTGTTCTGAACAAGTCTTTCTCCTTGGAGCACATGAATATTTATGATTCTAAGTTTTGGGAAGAAGCCACACCACTGTGGATCACAAACCAGAGGGCAGGGCACGCTAGTGGTGCGGCCATGTGGCCTGGAACAGACGTCAAGATTCACGAGACTTTCCCTACCCACTACCTACCGTACAATGAGTCTGTTTCCTTTGAGGACAGAGTTGCTAAAATCATTGAATGGTTTACAGCCAAAGACCCCATCAATCTCGGTTTTCTCTATTGGGAAGAGCCGGATGACACGGGCCACGATGTGGGACCTGACAGTCCCCTCATGGGGCCTGTTATTTCTGATATTGACCACAAGTTAGGGTATCTGATAAAGATGCTGAAAAAGGCAAAGTTGTGGAATAATATTAACCTCATCGTCACAAGCGACCACGGGATGACCCAGTGCTCTAAGGAAAGGGTGATAGAACTTGATCAATACCTGGACAAAGAGCACTACACCCTGATTGATCACTCACCTGTAGCTGCCATCCTGCCAAAAGAAG gtAAATTTAATGAAGTCTATGACGCGCTGGCCAATGCCCATCCTAATCTAACGGTCTACAAAAAGGAAGAGATACCCGAAAGATGGCATTACAAACACAGTGACCGAGTCCAACCGATCGTAGCGGTGGCTGACGAAGGGTGGTATATTTTGCAGAATAAGTCAGATGAATTCCTGT TAGGCAACCATGGTTATGATAATGCCTTAGCAGAAATGCATCCAATATTTTTAGCCCACGGTCCTGCCTTCAGAAAGAATTTCACAAAAGAAGCCATGAACTCCACAGATCTGTACTCACTGGTCTGCCATCTCCTCAATGTCACCGCCCTGCCACACAATGGATCATTCAGGAATGTCCAGGATCTTCTCAGTTCAGCAGCTCCAAAAGCAATTCCTTACACACAGAGCACCACGCTCCCCCCTGGCAGTGCCAAGCCAGGAGAGTATGAGCAAGAGGAGTCGTACCCTTATTACATAGGCATCTCTCTTGGCAGCCTTATAGCTATTGTTTTCTTCGTAGTTCTCATTAAGCATTTAATACGCAGTCAAATGCACACCTTACAGTATATGCAGGTCGAAGTCGCTCAACCGTTACTCCAAGCTTAG